The genomic stretch CACTGCAAAATAGTGAACTACTGATGAgcaaataataatgataataataatgcaatCCTTTCAGTATGATTTAGTTTTCACGTAGGTTTATTTATTTCTGGGCTACATTGAGCATCTAGCCTATCAAAAGGTTTTAAGCCCATCAAGGGTATCCGGTTCATATGATTGCAGCTAAATTCTACCAGACTTCCTGCCACTCATGTTTTGAAACAGATTAAGCTATTTCTGCAGAAATTTCAAGTGCTGATTTGATATTATCAATCTCCGGCTATCCACCGTCCCTTCTTCCCTGTTAAACTCATTGTATATCCACCCTCTCAGAGTTTTCTGATTATTATACCTATCATAAAGGCCTGCACCGGCATAACCTTCTAGATCTTCACCATTGGAGTCAGATCGGAAGATAATAGAACGTTTTATAAAGAGCCCGATGGGTTTGCTCGGGTAACCCAACACCTGCAGCATGTCAAAGTTGTAAGTGCAAACGGTAAACATAACAAGAAAAACTAGGGTGCTTTATTAGCACCGTGGATATCATCATCTATAGCATAGATCCAGTTCTGGAAGCAACAATACAAGCAATTAGTGTACTTGAATTTGCAAGTCCTCCATGTCCACTTTAAAGTTCAAACAACctaaagaaaatatatgaaaggTGCTTACCAGAGGAGTgtttaaatcatttttcttgcaGATAAAACTCAATGCACGGCCAGGATAAGCTCCAACTAGAGTTTCTCCAAGTCCCTTCACCACCTATATCAAGAGGGAGCACTAAATCAATGCCTTTTGCTTCTTCCACCTAAAGTGAAAGAATTTCCAGAGGGAAAAAGCAAACAGTGAACCAAAAATACAATACCTCAGCATATATCTCAGATGAATCCCCCGAAGATGGATTGGTTGTATGAATAACAAATGCATAATCAGCATCTATTACTTCCTGAACTAGGACAGCCATGCATAGATAATCATGGTCTAACTTTACTTTTCTTGTGCTGAAGTATGCCCTTTCATTCCATTTTGAAGCCCAGACCTGACAAGGAATTATGTAATAGATCAATGCCATGAACAGAGAAATAAAATAgtcaacataattaaataagCTTGACAAGAATTGGAAGAAACACTGCAAGGCACAGTTACAGGCAAGCATTCACAGTGATCAAAATATAGCACACGCATGCCATGTTTGAACACGGATAAAATTAGGGGACCATCAAACATTTAGGAAAGGGGTACCTGTCAACATCTACAACAAGCAAGCAGGAGATACTATTCCAGTTATACAATCAAAGACCTAGTTCTCTCCAAGGTAGGCTTATAAGAAATCACAATATGCCCACTTGTCATAAAATCACGAAGAGAGTTGATGGAACAGAATTATATGAGTCAACCACAAACCATCATAAGGATGTGAGAGTTCTTCTAGGAAGAACAGAGCAAGACATTGACAAAATTATCTGGAAATCAAAATGGTCTTTTCCAGCAAAGGAAAGCAGTCTACCTTCTTTATAGCCATCCATGCTTGCTCCCATCTTCGTTCACCTTCGTCACCAGGCCATGGCATCCCAGAACTTTGCATCTTGGTCTTCAGCTCTTGGACCTAAAATTTACTCTAGCCTTAATGATGACATTTAAATTTAAGTAACGATCATTGATACAACATTTAAATTTACTGGTTCACCAGAAAGTCATGGCCAATCATGTCACTTCCATGTATATGTACCTCTTTGCTTCTAATAAAACAATTGATTTGCCATAAACAAATGTAAAGTGTaccaaaataatgaaaaggatATTCCCATCGCCAGGATTTTACAACCAAAGTTAAGGATTTAAGACCCATATATAGATCTGGAAATGCCTGCATGTATGTTGCCTAACTTGTGATTGATTGATAGTCAAGGGGGGATGGAAACAAGGGGGATATATATTCGTTTATGATTGATATCCTCTGCTGGagatataaatatatctatttATGTTGACTGAAATAAATTTTGGGCATCATTAGTACAAAGAGCATACCAACTGTGGTGGTGCAGCCAGCTGTAAAACTGTATGGCGAATCTGACCAAGAGCACTAGACTCTTCTGCCAAGTTTTTCTTCAACAGTTGCAACTTATTGGCCACTTCCTGCAAGTTAACGGGAGGGGGAGACAGAGAGTCAGGTGGAAAATTTCTAAACAATGACATCTACCAGGGAAAGTGCTAGATCCCAGGACCCAGGAGTGCATGCCAGAAATCAGATACCTTCTGAAGCTGACAAAAACTAAATTGCTGCTGACCATTGAGTAACTTCAAGTCATCCTCATTTagatattgataataattaattttagtaatGAGTTCATATTGCACATCCAACAATATCTTACTATTTGCCAAAGATATCAAAGAAGGACAAAAGAAGTAACTGTTTTCTTCCACATCAAGACTTTCAAGAAAAATACAGTAGCATCATACAAATGTCCTCTCATTACTCTCATTACTCTCATTAACCAATCTTGACACCTAGCACAACATTAACGGGTGGATGGTTTGTGGATGTGCATCATACAAATGTCCTCTCATTACTCTCAGGTCAGGCATTTGCCTTGTTCAAATTCcattttgtcaaaaaataattcatttgcaAGTtggttcttaaaattttaagcCCTCCTATTGAATTTCTACATTATCTGGCATGCATCcattaaacaacaaaaatggTGTTCACCCCATCTTGCAATCAACATCTGAACTGAGCCAGCTAGTCGGGTCGATTTAGACATAGAAAACTGCTAGCAAAAGACAATGAAATTTAGAAATTGCAATTACCCAATTCAAATCTTCATTTAGAACCTTCTCAAAAACTCCAAATGGTAAAGCAACTGATGTAGGAATCCCAATCCAAGACGGCACTTTTCCTTTCAAATATGAGATGTTGCGTGATTTGGCACCAACCTATAAAAGAATCCTCATAAATATTTCACTAACCCAGAAATGTACAGTTCAAACGACCATTGGGACCTGGTATTGATTTCtagaatgagaaaaataaagcaGTTCATTAAACATAGATTATATCCCATTTTGTAAGCCTAACCATTTCACTGCTAAACTCCTCAGAAGATATGGCATATCTGCTGCTGAACTGCTTTCTGACCAACTTTATAGGTGAAGGACTGACTTCTTTCAAGTTAGTTGAACTTGAATCTGCTAGCTTGCCCTCCTTTAGTTCACTGTGATTCATCATTGGTAAAAACAAAGTTCAGTACAATAGTTGTGAAACAGTGCAGATTGTGAGCAACAATGGGTAAGCAAGCCATGGAACAATAGGATAACCTATATGCTATATCTGCCAAAGTCGGTTTCAGATGCAACAATTTCCCTTCATATGCTTTAAGGTCGGCCAGAATATCAGGATCAAAGCATGTAGCAAAGCAAACCTGCCATTGACAATGTTCTCCTCTAAACATTACCCAGCAAAGAATTGGACATAAATTCAAACTAACAGATGCTTGCCTTGCTGTTTCTTGCTCGCACAGAAACATGAGATAGCACATCAGGCATATCGGGTGTCAGCACAGCAACTGTACCATCCggaatttcttcttctccttttacTCGTTTTGCAACTAAGATTGTTGGGAGCTTGTAAGTTTTATTCTGCACAGTGAGCAACTCATCCACAGCAACAACATATCCAACAGCTTCAACTGGGCTAATAACCTGCCAGCTGTTCCAGGACAACCACAATAGCATTTCAGAGCTACAGTCTGGTACTGCTACGTATTTATTTTCCTATGTTTACTGTTCAGATGTACGATACTTGAATGGATTGGAAATTTCCTTTACCagtcattaatattaaaatcccTAATTTCCTAGTGATCAAACAGGAGCTAGTTGCATAGACACTAGCACAAATAACATGCTAACCTTCCAAGATGAGCAGTCTGCCGAAGAATTGGATCAAGTCGATTAAGAAGTGTAGATAATGCTGCAGCTGATCCAGCACGGATGATTTCTTCAGTGAATATGTTCAGCTGAAATAAGTCATAATGAGAGTGGGTAAACAAATAATCTAGAATATGGAGGAAAAAGGTTTTCACTTTCAGACAATTGAAACATACAGCCCACTGGTCCACTCCAAGCAATGATCCAAGATACTCAGCTGATGGTTGCAAAACATTCTGGTACCATTCTGCTTTGCTAGCAAGGGCAAGGTGAGTTCTGTCAAGGactgattttgaaaataacgCCCAGTGGTCACTTTTGCTATTTGACATACTTAGTGCATGTTTCCATCCCTGCATATGCAATAAAAGGAAGTTCAAACGATAGTGGAATGTTTCCATTTATCTAAATAATTACAATACCATATTTTTTCTTACAGGCAAGTCAAAACACATATTTGAGAGTACCAAAGTCAAATTTTACCTTCAAGCAGTAAATAAGATCTTCATTATCATCTGATGAAAGTGCGAGATTTTCAAGAACCAAAGTGATGAAGTACATAATTTTCTGCTATCAAGAAGATATATAAATTACAGAATGAAACTAAAGCAGCATGTAGAGAAAAAATTGGATAAAAGTTTGTTAAGAATAACACAAAGTGAACATAGCATATAGCCAAAAGTAATTGTTGACAAGTAAGATTTACCTCTGGTCTAGCATTGTTTAATTCCTCATAACCCCGTTCAATAACTGTCCTAACAGTGGAGTCAAGTgcaatatccaaaaataaaagatcCTTAAGACGATCATTGGACTTAAATAGAAGAGTTCTAAGCTCCTGACGAGCCTCTAGCAAACCctgtattaaaataaacaaaagggcCAAGGTTGAAGTACAAGCGCAAATGGTAATTACAACTTCTGGCATCTAATTTTCTATTACCTCAAGAAGTGCTTCTACATTCTTATCTTCAACGTGTTCTAGTAGAAATTTAAGCAATTCCTGTTTGAAAGATACAGAACATACACAGCTGATTTTAGCATTCTATCATGTATAGATGACATCTAgattgaaaattcaaaatgaagTTGAAAACATTACTGGGAAACCAGATGGCAAGCCTGGAACGGGATTTGTTTGCACTCCAACCATGAAGCCTTGACCCTGAGGAGGGAAGAGAAAAGTATTATCAAACCCAAGGACAGAAAACTTTGTGCAGCAACTTCAGCAAGTGGCATTACCTCAGATCTGTAGCCCATACAATTTCCAATAGCAGAGTCAAGATCTGCACCTGAATGAACTGcctaaattcaaaataaaaaaaattagatcgaTATCAAAATATTGAAGCCAAGGGTGGGAGTCAAAGGAAGTTCACTTAACATCAAAAGCAAATAGTTTACAGCTTAATAGACTCATAAACAAAATAGAGAATTCTTATCACTAACACATATATGATCAGCTACAATCAACTTGGTGTTGGCTACTTAGATCCATATCCTCCATTTAGTTTCTTATTATCTAAACTTCCTGTACACTGCTTTAAAACCAGCATAacaattctttgaaataatcaTCTAGTATTCCTTCAGCTTGTTTCATTTGTTTCCGCATTTCTAGTGCCTTCCTCGGCAAATTTCCCATCTCAATTAAGTGAAGCAGCCACCAATTCGTCCCTCTACAATCTGGCTTCTAATCTCAACCAACAACTGGTTGCGCATGTGCACGTGTCATGCATTAACAGTCAAATTCATAGAGATAGGAGAACCAAAAACTAAACAGGGTGCAATTCTTCCATAGGAGGTGCCGAgggtttgaaagagaaattggTCATTATTTAGCAAGTCAAAACAGAAGCAACAAGATAGGGTGCATTGCCATAGTGTAATGGGTTTACAATAGGTAACAGGCATTATTTAAACCATGGAGCTCCCCTCCACCTGTCTTGAATTGGTGCCACCTTTTGCATTTCCAAAGGATGTATACATTTCATATATGGTCCTTTATTATGTTAGTATAGATATATCTCAACATCCTTGTCTCATGCTAATCTTACCAAGATGTTGCTTCTTCACCACCCAACTATAACTACTGTAGATCATGGATGGCCCACCAACACTTCACAGACGATCACAAACAATATAAAGTTCTAAATACCTTATCTCATGCTAATCTTATCAAGATGCTGCTTCTTTATTAACCAACATTAACTACCATAGAGTATGGCTAGCCGACCAACACCTCCTAGGTGATCTCAAACAATATATCAACTTCCATACATAGGCTCATACAATCCACACCATTTGATTATCCCACACgcttaaaaaattcttaaattgaCCAGGACATAAATCATATCGTGTTTAGCACTTGATTGAAAACCATTATCTGTAAGAAGCACCCaaccaagaaaaatatgtaGCAAACAATGATTGCACATGAAAATCAGTAAGACATTGATAACAAATCAAGTGCAGTCTTTATGTTCTAAGTGAACTACACATGAAGCTTTGATATTAATGACTTGGACAACTCACCTTCAAAGTCCTCATATAGTTTCCAAGATCATGCAAGAGACCATCCCTTTGATCTCTCCTGAAATTTGGTTCAGAATGGATGGCACGATCATAACTTAAAAGTCTTTCTTTTGTTATTCCATTATCATTCAAAGTTTTCCAGTACACGCTGGTGTTGAAGTCGCTTTTAATGTAATCAATTAATGCCTGAAAGAagaagtaatatatatatatatatatatatatatatataaaaaaaattgaaatcactAAAAGTGTATATCAAATTCACATTTCCACCACCTGGCAGATTATAACATCATCAGGACTGGTGTTATTATGCAACTTCTGATGCCATTCCTCCATCATTCCACCTTTGCAATCATTGTTTCTCTAGAATCAACAAATAGTTAGCTAATCAGTCTTACAATGAACTCACATGCTAAGGAAATATATAGagaaagcaaagaaagaaagatccaCTATAGACCTGTATCACTAGGATTTCATCCCGAATACGTTGTCCCACATCCCCTTCACCTCCTCTACCAACAGTGGACATAATCATTCTCAAGAGCTCCCGATGCTGTGGATTGTTTGCATAAATATCCTGAACCAAGTTTGTAAGCCTATCCTGAGCTTTACTGATTTCACTGCACAGGTAAGCGACTAATAAGAAATAATTTGTCATTCCTTTCAGAGAGCAATGAAAAGTGTAGCTGGGTTGGGTTAGTCGCTTTTGAAGTCCATTTTTGAGAGGAATGAACGTGAAAAATTTCATATCAAAAAGCTCTGACGCTCATTAgataaaatagtttttcataATACTCATTTATCAAATGTTTTACCGTGGTTTGATGTTGTAGTTTTTATTCCATATGAGCTGCCTTGTGGCCATAAAGCGCATCCAAACAAAGATCCCAGCAAGACCCAATTCCCCAGCATCCTTGGCTTGATCCATCAAGTCTGCCGCAATATTGAATCTAACAAAATGAAGGAGAAGTATAACTTATTACTACCagaacaacaaacaaaattatcttAGAAGGGTAGATATAAGCTCACATGTCAAATCAGTGAAGTTATGCAGCAACAAACTGGATTCAGAACTCCTAGtgcattaatcaaatatatcaaaatttcaaTACCTCCATGAATAAAAAGCTAAATAAGAGACTTTCTTATGGATGCTTAAGTCCACTAACCCAGTGTTCACTTATTGTGCAAGTAAGGAGAAAAACAGGGAAGGTGGGAACAAACAGGGTTTCATGGCTGTTTCTTCATTATCACCTAATTAGCAAGGCACCATCACAAAAGAAAttacgggaaaaaaaaagacacattAAGTTTCATGGAACtacaaatttttgaaaaacaaaaacaatgaggCATTGtcactttcatttttcttctcctttgatATTAATATGATGCAAGCTAAGATCTAAGAAGCAAAAGTTTAGAGATCATTCACATTTTGATCATTCACATTTCTTCTACAAGTTTTCATTCTATAATCTATACGGGTAGCTGTTGCATGCCATAGACTGAGCATTTAGCAAAGCAAGTTAATTTCAAAGGTCAACAAGGTGAAAGGAGCATTGTGTTCCATTGCTTAAGTTGATGGCGTGGAATGTGATTCAACTTATAAGAcattaaatatcaataaaaagggCAAGGGTGGCATGCTTTATGGGATGGAAGCCCTTTATTGCTTTGAAAGACAAAAtaacattgtatttttttgtttactttaaaaaattcgAAGTGCATATAGCCCAGCTTTATTCCTACTCCTTTATGTGTTAATCCCGTTCCATAATAGTACGGAGAGACCAAATAAATTCCCTTAAGAGTTGctaataatcaaaattgaaaaaacatgatagcagttctaaatattatataaaaaaatctattgttagagacaatattgtttttttttaatatgccaGTAGTGCATGCAGCGTCTTCACATAATCactttgataataattatatcgAACagatttattatttcataactAAAAATTGTAAGCATCTGCGATCCTTTCACTGCAATCTTTTTAACAAGTATTGGATAATGCCTCATCAGAGTTTTCAAAGCCTTATAACGAAGGTAGAAGGTATAAAATGAAGCTTCGGGGGCTGTTTAGCATCATTTGAAATAAAAGGCACTGTAAAGCATATATGTTGAAGAACGTTTTACAACCACAGCCACAGCTATCAGTCAAAACATACCTAAAACCACCactgaaccaaaaaaaaataattttcttttacaaCCTTCAGGGGTTGATAGCTATCAGTCAACACAGTTATCATTCATTTAATCCTTTCATTAAATCTGAGTGACACATCGTTTAGGTTAAACtctaaaaattagggtttttaatttgagatttgacaaatttcaatataatctttattcttccaatttcttttaattgcaccCGTAATTGCCTCCCAACTAAAATTTCATGCAATGTAACCCCTGCCAAACTCAATTGTCAGCCTCAAAGTTCAGCATCTTTTCCAATTCGGTCCTTGATTCCcgatttatgaaaaataacctTCAACtgatcatcaaacttttaattgttttcaatttgccCCCCTGATTTTTCCTATTTTAGTCTTTGAAGTCTTGCACCTTTTATAgtttagtccttggttttgaatttcttcaatcaagtcttaAATTGcctatcaaacttcaatatttatacaattaagcccttaatttgaccaaattagcttttcaaaattgaaattcaacCCCTAGACTTCAATTCCtttcaattaaagcctaaattgaacTCAAAAGCCAATTTTCCTTGCAATTAAAccctgaaaattttcaattgagtTCTTGAACatctaattttgaattgttcttttcaaattgaatttttcttgtcaATAAGGCCTTCACTAGTCAAAGTTgaacaataaatttttcaaCTTTGGATATTTTGATCCTTCTTAACCAATCTTTGGCAAATTTCTagatgttcttcatgttcttcccacttatatttttttttttccaacttttttcaattttttcctgtattttgtgtttcttttctttattctcttttttctgatttatttatatatttatgtggGGCCCCAAAATGGATAACAACAACTTATATCTCTAAGATATTCATCACTCTTTTAGTCACTTTGAAAGCTTTGATGCACGCTAATGATTGGCAAGCTTATAGATTCTAATTATTTTCACTTCCACTTAAGCACTTTATAGGTAAGATTGATAACACTACCAGGTCTCTTCTGCCAAGTTACTCACACTCAACACTGCAATTTTTTAGCTCAGAGGAACTGCAATCTCTTTGAAGCTcccccatcaatttttttttttgacactaACGAATTTTGGAAACCCCCCCTCCTGGCCCTATCCATTAAAAAGCTTTAATA from Populus alba chromosome 8, ASM523922v2, whole genome shotgun sequence encodes the following:
- the LOC118037876 gene encoding alpha-glucan water dikinase, chloroplastic isoform X1: MSNSNIWHHKLFHCQSLLRPASLEHQSKLDSSGIFAKYFFKAARRSSRFYGNDLKLRRSESGIGGSRRSVIFTPRAVLAMEPSSEQLVGKFNLDGNIEMQVFVSNSSAASVAQINIQVTYSSDSLLLHWGAIRDRKEKWVLPSRQPNGTKNYKNRALRSPFIKSGSNSYISIAIDDPAMQAIEFLVVDEAKNKWFKNNGQNFHIKLPMREKLIIPNVSVPEELVQIQAYLRWERKGKQMYTLEQEKEEYESARFELLEEVARGTSIEDLRAKLTNKNDRCEIKEPSVSKIKNRIPDDLVQIQAYIRWEKAGKPNYSPEQQLREFEKAREELQTELYKGVSIDEIQKKITKGEIKTEESKQLQNKRYFSNERIQRKKWDIMQLVNKHAAKSVEDKVSKSAEGKASVESKVLKAVELFAKKKEEHDGGAVLNKKIFKLADKELLVLVTKPGGKVKVHLATDLEQPVTLHWALSKKAGEWLEPPPNVLPPGSISLQVAAETQLKNESTEFSYQVQSFEMEIEKDTFIGMPFVLLSNGRWIKNNGSDFYIEFGRGSKHVQKDAGDGIGTAKALLDKIAKMESEAQKSFMHRFNIAADLMDQAKDAGELGLAGIFVWMRFMATRQLIWNKNYNIKPREISKAQDRLTNLVQDIYANNPQHRELLRMIMSTVGRGGEGDVGQRIRDEILVIQRNNDCKGGMMEEWHQKLHNNTSPDDVIICQALIDYIKSDFNTSVYWKTLNDNGITKERLLSYDRAIHSEPNFRRDQRDGLLHDLGNYMRTLKAVHSGADLDSAIGNCMGYRSEGQGFMVGVQTNPVPGLPSGFPELLKFLLEHVEDKNVEALLEGLLEARQELRTLLFKSNDRLKDLLFLDIALDSTVRTVIERGYEELNNARPEKIMYFITLVLENLALSSDDNEDLIYCLKGWKHALSMSNSKSDHWALFSKSVLDRTHLALASKAEWYQNVLQPSAEYLGSLLGVDQWALNIFTEEIIRAGSAAALSTLLNRLDPILRQTAHLGSWQVISPVEAVGYVVAVDELLTVQNKTYKLPTILVAKRVKGEEEIPDGTVAVLTPDMPDVLSHVSVRARNSKVCFATCFDPDILADLKAYEGKLLHLKPTLADIAYSELKEGKLADSSSTNLKEVSPSPIKLVRKQFSSRYAISSEEFSSEMVGAKSRNISYLKGKVPSWIGIPTSVALPFGVFEKVLNEDLNWEVANKLQLLKKNLAEESSALGQIRHTVLQLAAPPQLVQELKTKMQSSGMPWPGDEGERRWEQAWMAIKKVWASKWNERAYFSTRKVKLDHDYLCMAVLVQEVIDADYAFVIHTTNPSSGDSSEIYAEVVKGLGETLVGAYPGRALSFICKKNDLNTPLVLGYPSKPIGLFIKRSIIFRSDSNGEDLEGYAGAGLYDSVPMDEEEKVVLDYSSDPLITDENFRRTILSSIARAGSAIEELYGSPQDIEGVIRDGKVYVVQTRPQV
- the LOC118037876 gene encoding alpha-glucan water dikinase, chloroplastic isoform X2 — its product is MSNSNIWHHKLFHCQSLLRPASLEHQSKLDSSGIFAKYFFKAARRSSRFYGNDLKLRRSESGIGGSRRSVIFTPRAVLAMEPSSELVGKFNLDGNIEMQVFVSNSSAASVAQINIQVTYSSDSLLLHWGAIRDRKEKWVLPSRQPNGTKNYKNRALRSPFIKSGSNSYISIAIDDPAMQAIEFLVVDEAKNKWFKNNGQNFHIKLPMREKLIIPNVSVPEELVQIQAYLRWERKGKQMYTLEQEKEEYESARFELLEEVARGTSIEDLRAKLTNKNDRCEIKEPSVSKIKNRIPDDLVQIQAYIRWEKAGKPNYSPEQQLREFEKAREELQTELYKGVSIDEIQKKITKGEIKTEESKQLQNKRYFSNERIQRKKWDIMQLVNKHAAKSVEDKVSKSAEGKASVESKVLKAVELFAKKKEEHDGGAVLNKKIFKLADKELLVLVTKPGGKVKVHLATDLEQPVTLHWALSKKAGEWLEPPPNVLPPGSISLQVAAETQLKNESTEFSYQVQSFEMEIEKDTFIGMPFVLLSNGRWIKNNGSDFYIEFGRGSKHVQKDAGDGIGTAKALLDKIAKMESEAQKSFMHRFNIAADLMDQAKDAGELGLAGIFVWMRFMATRQLIWNKNYNIKPREISKAQDRLTNLVQDIYANNPQHRELLRMIMSTVGRGGEGDVGQRIRDEILVIQRNNDCKGGMMEEWHQKLHNNTSPDDVIICQALIDYIKSDFNTSVYWKTLNDNGITKERLLSYDRAIHSEPNFRRDQRDGLLHDLGNYMRTLKAVHSGADLDSAIGNCMGYRSEGQGFMVGVQTNPVPGLPSGFPELLKFLLEHVEDKNVEALLEGLLEARQELRTLLFKSNDRLKDLLFLDIALDSTVRTVIERGYEELNNARPEKIMYFITLVLENLALSSDDNEDLIYCLKGWKHALSMSNSKSDHWALFSKSVLDRTHLALASKAEWYQNVLQPSAEYLGSLLGVDQWALNIFTEEIIRAGSAAALSTLLNRLDPILRQTAHLGSWQVISPVEAVGYVVAVDELLTVQNKTYKLPTILVAKRVKGEEEIPDGTVAVLTPDMPDVLSHVSVRARNSKVCFATCFDPDILADLKAYEGKLLHLKPTLADIAYSELKEGKLADSSSTNLKEVSPSPIKLVRKQFSSRYAISSEEFSSEMVGAKSRNISYLKGKVPSWIGIPTSVALPFGVFEKVLNEDLNWEVANKLQLLKKNLAEESSALGQIRHTVLQLAAPPQLVQELKTKMQSSGMPWPGDEGERRWEQAWMAIKKVWASKWNERAYFSTRKVKLDHDYLCMAVLVQEVIDADYAFVIHTTNPSSGDSSEIYAEVVKGLGETLVGAYPGRALSFICKKNDLNTPLVLGYPSKPIGLFIKRSIIFRSDSNGEDLEGYAGAGLYDSVPMDEEEKVVLDYSSDPLITDENFRRTILSSIARAGSAIEELYGSPQDIEGVIRDGKVYVVQTRPQV